A section of the Paralichthys olivaceus isolate ysfri-2021 chromosome 16, ASM2471397v2, whole genome shotgun sequence genome encodes:
- the LOC109641298 gene encoding dynein light chain Tctex-type 5-B-like, giving the protein MSEQLKDKPQRREKRTLKVPSEASHGVRGKETTGRTKDSVSIVSSIDEFGHHDDARMVVKMENTYQTGPSKRFPVPAVTDILKDVLTTYLQEERYEVEWSQKMTKTICEVIRARVKDLMIPRYKVVVLVHIGQLTGQGMQISSRCLWDTASDTFASYSFKNSSLFGTATVYAVYFE; this is encoded by the exons ATGTCTGAGCAGCTGAAAGACAAACCTCAGAGACGAGAGAAGAGGACGCTGAAGGTTCCCTCAGAGGCAAGTCATGGAGTCAGAGGCAAGGAAACCACTGGCAGGACTAAGGA CTCCGTGAGTATTGTGTCATCCATCGATGAATTTGGACACCACGATGACGCTCGGATGGTTGTGAAAATGGAGAACACCTACCAGACGG GGCCTTCCAAACGCTTCCCTGTCCCTGCTGTCACAGACATACTGAAGGACGTACTCACCACTTACCTCCAAGAAGAGAGATATGAAGTGGAGTGGTCCCaaaaaatgaccaaaacaatatgtgaa GTGATACGAGCCCGTGTGAAGGATCTCATGATTCCCAGATATAAGGTGGTCGTCCTGGTCCACATCGGCCAGCTCACTGGGCAGGGCATGCAAATCAGCAGCCGCTGTCTGTGGGATACAGCCAGCGACACCTTCGCCAGCTACTCTTTTAAGAACAGCTCTCTGTTTGGAACGGCAACTGTCTATGCTGTTTACTTTGAATGA